From [Clostridium] symbiosum, a single genomic window includes:
- a CDS encoding NTP transferase domain-containing protein, translating into MKKTALVIMAAGIGSRFGGGIKQLEPVGPNGEIIMDYSIHDALEAGFDRIVFVIRHDLEDDFREVIGDRIEKIAPVSYAFQELDDIPAGFSVPEGRKKPWGTGQAVLSVRDIVNEPFLVINADDYYGKEVFKKIHDYMISEMDENAPVYDVCMGGFILTNTLSDNGGVTRGVCEVGEDGVLKRVTETYNIVKTPDGLSATDKEGNPVSVRADQHVSMNMWGLTPAFIRELERGFPAFLQNLKEGDIKSEYLLPTIIDQMIKDGRVRVTVLETQDHWFGVTYKEDKAGVAESIRALIGQGVYPEKLFD; encoded by the coding sequence ATGAAAAAAACAGCGCTTGTGATCATGGCTGCCGGAATTGGAAGCCGTTTTGGAGGCGGGATTAAGCAGTTGGAGCCGGTAGGGCCTAACGGCGAGATTATTATGGATTATTCAATCCACGATGCACTCGAAGCCGGATTTGACCGGATTGTGTTTGTTATCCGCCATGATCTGGAGGATGACTTCAGGGAAGTGATAGGAGACAGAATTGAAAAAATAGCTCCTGTTTCTTATGCATTCCAGGAACTGGACGATATACCTGCGGGATTTTCAGTCCCTGAGGGCAGGAAAAAACCGTGGGGAACGGGTCAGGCGGTTCTGAGTGTGCGTGACATCGTAAATGAGCCGTTTCTGGTTATCAACGCGGACGACTATTACGGCAAGGAAGTATTTAAGAAGATTCATGATTACATGATCTCCGAGATGGATGAGAATGCGCCCGTTTATGACGTCTGCATGGGCGGCTTTATTCTGACCAACACATTGAGCGATAACGGCGGAGTTACCAGAGGGGTGTGCGAAGTAGGGGAAGACGGAGTCTTAAAGCGCGTAACAGAGACCTACAACATTGTTAAAACTCCGGACGGCCTGTCTGCGACTGACAAAGAGGGGAATCCGGTCTCGGTCAGGGCGGATCAGCATGTCTCAATGAACATGTGGGGACTTACGCCTGCGTTTATCAGAGAGCTTGAGAGAGGTTTTCCTGCTTTCCTGCAGAACCTGAAAGAAGGCGACATTAAGTCTGAATACCTGCTTCCGACCATCATTGACCAGATGATTAAGGACGGCCGTGTCAGAGTTACGGTGCTGGAAACTCAGGATCACTGGTTTGGCGTAACATACAAAGAGGACAAAGCAGGGGTTGCGGAGTCCATCAGGGCGCTGATCGGCCAGGGCGTTTATCCGGAAAAGCTGTTTGACTGA
- the gltS gene encoding sodium/glutamate symporter: MTIGLNVYHTIAIAVVILILGEAIRKRVALLQKYCIPVPVVGGLICTVLILIGHETGAFEIKFDMAFKDFFMLLFYSGIGFTASWKLLKKGGPQVIIFLVISSIVVILQNLLGVGLSKVMGIDPLVGLATGSIPMTGGHGTSAAFAPVLEEAGLANANTISLAAATFGLVAGSLIGGPTGRFLIEHYHLKSSDAASVAVKLDDSELGKSANGSSERALTVGAYQLLIAVSLGCLVSDLLAKTGLSFPASVGGMTAAAIIRNIADNTEHLKLRLPEISIISNISLLIFLALSMMTLQLWQLADLAIPMLVLLLAQTILMFVCAVFITFKFMGKTYDAAMIAVGHCGFGLGAVPTAMANMQSVEEKYGASPDAFFIVPLVGSLFINLINTFVITGFVNFLK; encoded by the coding sequence ATGACAATTGGATTAAATGTATATCATACTATAGCAATCGCAGTCGTTATATTAATCTTGGGCGAGGCAATCCGTAAGCGGGTTGCGCTTTTACAGAAATATTGTATCCCCGTACCGGTAGTTGGCGGTCTGATATGTACGGTTTTGATTCTTATCGGTCACGAGACAGGTGCGTTTGAGATAAAGTTCGACATGGCGTTTAAAGATTTTTTCATGCTGCTGTTCTATTCAGGAATCGGATTTACAGCCAGCTGGAAGCTGTTAAAAAAGGGAGGGCCGCAGGTTATCATTTTTCTGGTTATCTCTTCCATAGTCGTAATATTACAGAACCTGCTGGGAGTCGGCCTGTCAAAGGTAATGGGTATTGATCCGCTGGTAGGGCTTGCAACCGGCTCCATCCCAATGACGGGTGGACACGGAACATCGGCGGCCTTCGCGCCTGTTCTGGAAGAGGCGGGCCTTGCAAACGCCAACACGATTTCCCTGGCGGCGGCCACATTCGGCCTGGTGGCGGGAAGCCTGATTGGAGGACCGACGGGACGTTTTCTGATCGAACACTATCACTTAAAAAGCTCCGATGCGGCCAGCGTTGCCGTAAAACTGGACGACAGTGAACTCGGAAAATCAGCAAACGGCTCCAGCGAACGAGCATTGACCGTCGGCGCATACCAGCTCCTGATCGCCGTGTCTCTGGGCTGCCTTGTTTCGGATTTACTCGCCAAAACCGGCCTGTCATTCCCTGCCTCGGTAGGAGGCATGACGGCAGCGGCCATCATCAGAAATATCGCAGACAACACGGAGCATTTAAAACTGCGCCTGCCGGAAATTTCGATTATCAGCAATATATCGCTCCTTATATTCCTGGCGCTTTCAATGATGACGCTGCAGCTGTGGCAGCTCGCAGACCTCGCAATTCCAATGCTCGTTCTGCTCCTGGCCCAGACCATCCTGATGTTCGTCTGTGCGGTATTCATTACATTTAAGTTCATGGGAAAAACATACGACGCCGCTATGATTGCGGTCGGTCACTGCGGTTTCGGACTCGGCGCCGTTCCGACGGCCATGGCCAATATGCAGTCGGTAGAAGAAAAATACGGCGCATCACCGGATGCTTTCTTTATCGTGCCGCTGGTAGGCAGCCTGTTCATTAACCTCATTAATACATTTGTAATTACAGGATTTGTGAATTTTTTGAAGTAG
- a CDS encoding aminopeptidase — protein sequence MKKILMARGADKVVSTCVKVQPGEEVVIITEESKLSIAEAVAVSVYRVGAQPILMVMEPRDQDSQEPPRAVAAAMKSSDAFISVVGKSITHTNAVKDAVQNGSRGVVLTQFSEEMMIHGGIECDFEEAKVVCKAMAEALAGSQEIVLTTAAGTNLRYSAAGRRGNSLYCMVEKGQFSTIPTVEANVSPLEGTANGVIVADASIPYIGIGVLDEPVRLTVENGFITSIDGGKQAAMLKADLAAKNDPNVYNIAEMGVGLNPQCRFMGFMLEDEGVYGSAHIGIGTSITLGGVVKASCHYDLIMKDATIVADGKTLMDAGKALVI from the coding sequence ATGAAGAAAATTTTAATGGCAAGAGGGGCGGACAAAGTGGTGAGCACCTGTGTCAAAGTGCAGCCGGGCGAAGAGGTGGTAATTATCACGGAGGAATCCAAACTGAGCATCGCCGAGGCGGTAGCGGTCTCTGTTTACCGCGTTGGGGCGCAGCCGATACTTATGGTGATGGAACCGAGGGATCAGGACAGCCAGGAACCACCGAGGGCGGTGGCGGCGGCCATGAAATCCAGCGACGCATTTATCTCCGTTGTAGGTAAATCCATCACACACACCAATGCGGTGAAGGATGCGGTTCAGAATGGCTCCCGAGGCGTCGTCCTGACACAGTTCAGCGAGGAGATGATGATTCACGGCGGAATCGAGTGTGATTTTGAGGAAGCAAAGGTGGTATGCAAGGCGATGGCGGAGGCTCTGGCCGGTTCTCAGGAAATCGTACTGACGACGGCGGCAGGCACCAATCTGCGTTATTCGGCTGCCGGACGGAGAGGCAACTCCCTCTATTGTATGGTGGAAAAGGGGCAGTTTTCCACGATTCCGACGGTGGAGGCAAATGTGTCCCCGCTGGAAGGAACGGCCAACGGCGTGATTGTGGCGGATGCCAGCATCCCGTATATCGGCATCGGCGTCCTGGATGAACCGGTCCGGCTGACGGTGGAAAACGGGTTTATCACTTCGATTGATGGTGGAAAACAGGCGGCAATGCTGAAAGCCGATTTGGCGGCGAAAAATGATCCCAATGTATACAACATTGCAGAGATGGGGGTGGGCCTGAACCCGCAGTGCCGTTTCATGGGATTTATGCTGGAAGACGAGGGCGTCTACGGGTCGGCCCATATAGGAATCGGAACAAGCATCACACTCGGGGGAGTTGTGAAGGCATCCTGCCACTACGATCTCATCATGAAGGATGCGACGATTGTGGCCGACGGAAAGACTCTGATGGATGCGGGAAAGGCGCTGGTCATCTGA
- a CDS encoding GntR family transcriptional regulator, with product MQISELPIVGKMPLSEKVYRILVQSIVSGELPPGTKLQEKHIAKQMEVSATPVREAFKKLVGDGFIEIVPYCGAVVKELDEEEIREAYHCREALEKMALEDAIGRFDENTLNQLFDIIEKEKNTEDILEVSRINKSFHNVIYLTADNTMLCRLLDMLNTVISRDMKYSASDGKRRNEIYHEHVAIAEAIRDHDLERAQNAMVTHIRNGQKYIEGRRPVYGDSGSREQKN from the coding sequence ATGCAGATTAGTGAATTACCAATCGTAGGAAAGATGCCTTTGAGTGAAAAAGTATACAGGATACTGGTCCAGTCAATTGTCAGCGGAGAGCTTCCTCCGGGGACCAAGCTTCAGGAGAAACACATAGCAAAACAGATGGAAGTCAGCGCAACCCCGGTCCGGGAGGCTTTTAAAAAACTGGTCGGTGACGGTTTTATCGAGATAGTCCCATACTGTGGCGCAGTCGTGAAGGAGCTGGATGAGGAGGAGATCCGGGAGGCGTATCACTGCCGGGAAGCGCTGGAGAAGATGGCGCTGGAAGACGCGATCGGCCGGTTTGATGAGAATACCCTGAACCAGCTCTTTGATATCATTGAGAAAGAGAAGAATACGGAAGATATTCTGGAGGTATCAAGGATTAACAAGAGTTTTCATAATGTGATATATCTGACAGCAGACAATACGATGCTCTGCCGTCTGCTCGACATGCTGAATACGGTTATCTCACGGGATATGAAGTATTCAGCCAGCGACGGGAAGCGGAGGAATGAAATCTATCATGAGCATGTTGCAATAGCCGAGGCGATTCGGGATCACGATCTGGAGAGGGCGCAGAACGCAATGGTGACCCATATCCGCAACGGCCAGAAATACATAGAGGGACGACGCCCGGTTTACGGAGATTCCGGTTCCCGGGAGCAGAAAAACTAA
- a CDS encoding 6-phosphofructokinase encodes MKGNVIVGQSGGPTAAINSSLAGVFRTAIDRGAPKVYGMLHGIEGLLNEKYIDLSEHIQTDLDVELLKRTPAAYLGSCRYKLPEIHENIESYEKIFEILDKLNIECFIYIGGNDSMDTIKKLSDYAIIKGYPTKFVGVPKTIDNDLALTDHTPGYGSAAKYIGTSTKEIIQDSSALVYSKGLVTIIEVMGRNAGWLTGSAALSEGEDCEGPDLIYLPEVAFDIEDFLERVKNLLKQKSFVVAAVSEGIRLEDGRYVCELTDGVEFVDAFGHKQLTGTANYLARRLAQEIGCKTRSIELSSLQRAASHLASRIDILEAFQVGGAAVKAADEGDTGEMVILKRISDDPYQCTTELRNVHKVSNVEKTVPREWINKDGTYVTEEFISYVRPLIQGDVSPVMVDGIPRYLYHKKNH; translated from the coding sequence ATGAAAGGTAATGTAATTGTCGGCCAGTCAGGCGGGCCTACCGCTGCCATTAATTCCAGTCTCGCCGGTGTATTCCGGACCGCCATCGACAGAGGGGCTCCGAAGGTATACGGAATGCTGCATGGAATTGAGGGGTTGTTAAATGAGAAATATATTGATTTATCTGAGCATATCCAGACCGATCTGGACGTAGAACTGTTAAAGAGAACACCGGCCGCCTATCTTGGCTCCTGCCGTTATAAACTTCCCGAGATCCATGAAAATATTGAATCATACGAGAAGATTTTTGAAATTCTCGACAAACTGAATATAGAATGTTTTATTTACATAGGCGGCAACGATTCCATGGACACGATTAAAAAGCTGTCCGACTACGCAATCATCAAAGGGTACCCGACGAAATTCGTAGGCGTCCCAAAGACGATTGACAATGATCTTGCGCTTACCGATCACACGCCCGGCTATGGCAGCGCCGCCAAATATATCGGCACATCCACCAAAGAAATCATCCAGGACAGCAGCGCGCTGGTTTACAGCAAGGGGCTGGTGACCATTATTGAAGTAATGGGCAGAAATGCAGGATGGCTGACCGGCTCCGCCGCGCTGTCCGAAGGCGAGGACTGCGAAGGACCGGATTTAATCTATCTTCCTGAGGTTGCTTTTGATATTGAGGATTTCCTGGAGCGTGTAAAGAATCTCCTTAAGCAGAAATCCTTTGTTGTAGCCGCCGTATCCGAAGGTATCCGCCTGGAGGACGGCCGCTATGTCTGCGAGCTGACGGACGGAGTGGAATTTGTAGACGCCTTCGGCCACAAACAGCTGACTGGAACCGCCAACTATCTGGCCCGGCGCCTTGCACAGGAAATCGGCTGCAAGACCCGCAGCATCGAACTCAGTTCCCTGCAGAGGGCGGCTTCCCATCTGGCTTCCCGTATTGATATCCTGGAGGCTTTCCAGGTTGGCGGCGCCGCTGTCAAGGCCGCTGACGAGGGCGACACCGGGGAGATGGTTATCTTAAAGAGAATCTCCGATGATCCCTACCAGTGCACCACAGAGCTGCGCAATGTACACAAGGTTTCCAATGTGGAAAAGACCGTTCCCCGTGAGTGGATTAACAAGGACGGCACCTATGTGACCGAAGAATTTATCAGCTACGTGCGCCCGCTAATCCAGGGTGATGTTTCACCCGTCATGGTGGATGGAATCCCGCGCTACCTGTATCATAAGAAAAATCATTAA
- a CDS encoding Crp/Fnr family transcriptional regulator has translation MTSNDVTVYLKNLPFWEHISDDDKNLICGNLHPLHYEAGQSVHSGETNCLGALIIRQGILRTFLLSDEGKETTMFRLREGSICILSASCVLSVITFDVQIEAETDCDVLLIPSAVFQALMKRNIYVENFAYKLMTERFSDVISAVERMFFLNLQQRIAVFLIDESVAQQSTTLTLTQEQMAKAIGSAREAVSRNLKLLAKSGCIEVSRGNINILDRKQLYEIISA, from the coding sequence ATGACGTCAAACGATGTAACCGTATACTTAAAAAACCTGCCCTTCTGGGAACATATCTCCGATGACGATAAAAACCTGATTTGCGGCAACCTGCATCCGCTTCATTATGAAGCGGGCCAGTCCGTCCACTCGGGTGAAACCAATTGCCTTGGAGCCCTGATTATCCGTCAGGGAATCCTCCGTACGTTTCTACTTTCCGACGAAGGAAAAGAGACCACCATGTTCAGGCTAAGAGAGGGCAGCATCTGCATTCTTTCCGCATCCTGCGTCCTTTCCGTCATTACCTTTGATGTTCAGATTGAAGCAGAAACCGACTGTGATGTACTGTTGATCCCCAGCGCCGTATTCCAGGCGCTGATGAAACGCAATATTTATGTAGAGAATTTTGCCTATAAACTGATGACCGAACGTTTTTCGGATGTCATCTCCGCGGTTGAGAGGATGTTTTTCCTGAACCTTCAGCAGAGGATTGCCGTATTCCTGATCGATGAGTCCGTCGCCCAGCAATCCACGACTCTCACCCTTACCCAGGAACAGATGGCAAAGGCCATCGGAAGCGCCCGTGAAGCGGTGAGCCGCAATTTAAAACTCCTTGCAAAGAGCGGCTGCATCGAGGTATCCAGAGGCAACATCAACATCCTGGACAGGAAACAGCTCTATGAGATTATCTCGGCCTGA
- the trxA gene encoding thioredoxin, whose amino-acid sequence MADVKELTTQNFDKEILGAEGGSILVDFWATWCGPCRMQGPAVEKLAVAGYNVGKVNIDEQPELAEKFQVMSIPTLIVFKDGKIKEKMVGLQSIQTLEKALKA is encoded by the coding sequence ATGGCAGATGTAAAAGAACTGACAACACAGAATTTTGATAAAGAAATACTCGGTGCAGAGGGAGGCAGCATCCTGGTGGACTTCTGGGCAACATGGTGCGGACCATGCAGAATGCAGGGACCGGCAGTGGAGAAACTGGCAGTGGCCGGTTATAATGTGGGAAAGGTCAATATCGATGAACAGCCGGAGCTGGCGGAAAAATTCCAGGTTATGAGCATTCCGACCCTGATCGTATTTAAAGACGGCAAAATTAAAGAAAAAATGGTTGGTTTACAGTCCATTCAGACCCTGGAAAAGGCCCTGAAGGCATAA
- a CDS encoding GNAT family N-acetyltransferase has translation MDNPQLKFRIAQREDTGLILNFIKALAEYEQMADEVVATEELLEEWIFDKGKAEVLFVEENGTPVGFALFFHNFSTFLGRAGIYLEDLFVLPEYRGKGYGKALFKKLAATAVERGCGRLEWWCLDWNQPSIDFYLSMGAQPMDEWTSYRISGKTLLEMAET, from the coding sequence ATGGATAACCCGCAGCTCAAATTCCGCATTGCACAGAGGGAGGATACCGGTCTGATTCTCAATTTTATCAAAGCTCTGGCCGAATATGAACAAATGGCCGATGAGGTCGTCGCCACAGAAGAACTTCTGGAGGAATGGATCTTTGATAAAGGAAAAGCTGAGGTCCTGTTTGTGGAGGAGAACGGCACACCGGTGGGGTTCGCGCTGTTTTTCCACAATTTCTCCACCTTTCTCGGAAGAGCCGGAATCTACCTGGAAGATCTCTTCGTCCTTCCCGAATACCGGGGAAAAGGCTATGGGAAAGCCCTGTTCAAAAAACTGGCGGCCACAGCCGTGGAGAGAGGCTGCGGCCGTCTGGAATGGTGGTGCCTCGACTGGAACCAGCCGAGCATCGATTTCTACCTCTCCATGGGCGCTCAGCCGATGGATGAGTGGACTTCTTACCGAATCAGCGGAAAAACGCTGCTTGAAATGGCAGAAACCTGA
- a CDS encoding 6-carboxytetrahydropterin synthase yields the protein MRSITTLDLQYAHRFFGFKGEAQYLHGHTGILTIEVEDTVEPGVNMVFPCNEIQKTAWDVLKNFDHALILREDDPLLPAILEVYEKQGIRDGAPNNQMKGPAFKTELATAYPECRLVVTKETMTVEGMIKIVYDLLKDKLNIAKITFTSGVNAASAEFTTKNQIDRCPLCGIALNENGVCPKCGYKKN from the coding sequence ATGAGAAGTATCACGACATTAGATCTGCAATATGCTCACCGGTTTTTCGGTTTTAAGGGTGAAGCTCAGTATCTGCACGGACATACAGGCATTCTGACCATCGAGGTGGAAGATACCGTTGAACCAGGTGTAAATATGGTTTTCCCGTGTAATGAGATTCAAAAGACCGCCTGGGACGTTTTAAAGAATTTCGATCACGCTCTGATTTTAAGGGAAGATGATCCTTTGCTGCCTGCCATTCTTGAAGTATATGAAAAGCAGGGTATCCGTGACGGCGCTCCCAACAATCAGATGAAGGGCCCCGCTTTCAAAACCGAGCTTGCGACAGCATATCCGGAATGCCGTCTTGTGGTTACAAAAGAAACCATGACGGTTGAGGGCATGATTAAAATTGTTTATGACCTGCTCAAGGATAAACTGAATATTGCAAAGATTACCTTTACCAGCGGCGTGAATGCAGCTTCCGCAGAGTTCACGACAAAGAATCAGATCGATCGCTGTCCTCTGTGCGGCATTGCCCTGAATGAAAACGGTGTCTGCCCGAAATGCGGATATAAGAAAAACTAA
- a CDS encoding transcriptional repressor, with the protein MRYGQSILEIINSSQEHMTAEQVFFALKEHFPAVVIATVYNNLNSLYRRGSIRKISVEGQPDRYDRITRHDHLVCCRCGKLSDIFLTDLTADLEKQVGFPIEAYDLKIQYLCPECKKKELS; encoded by the coding sequence ATGAGGTACGGACAAAGCATATTGGAAATTATCAATAGCTCTCAGGAACATATGACGGCGGAGCAAGTCTTTTTCGCACTGAAGGAACATTTTCCCGCCGTCGTTATTGCGACGGTATATAACAATCTGAACAGCCTTTACCGTCGGGGCAGTATCCGGAAAATCAGCGTGGAGGGACAACCCGACCGCTATGACAGAATTACACGGCATGACCATCTGGTTTGCTGCCGGTGCGGGAAGCTGTCCGATATTTTTCTTACAGATTTAACAGCCGACCTGGAGAAACAGGTGGGTTTTCCAATTGAAGCTTATGATTTAAAGATTCAATATCTGTGTCCGGAATGTAAGAAGAAAGAGCTGTCATAA
- a CDS encoding tripartite tricarboxylate transporter permease: MLEYLSIALSSFLSIEVIIALMVGVVGGMIIGIIPGLGPSVGIALLLPISFSMSPTAALVMMTAMYTTGVYGGSITAVLCHTPGTAASAATTMDGYEMTKQGRGMEAISVVTVASVLGGIIGAVCLILFAPALGKISLMFSTLEYFLVACFGVLVVAGLTGENQAKGIFAALLGLLIGCIGMDSISGVSRFTFGQLWLEDGLDSTPILIGLFSISQVLVLVEKLMRGTGSTIVEDPSAGLQGKRWRKGNTKKLAPTMLRSSVIGSFIGFIPAAGCSIAAWISYSIAKRTSKNPEEYGKGSIVGIAASEAANNAACGGAMIPLFTLGIPGSPVTAILYGALLMHGLQPGSDLFIGSKAPTTYAIFLGFLFANILMGIIGVSMAKHMARICLVPNSVLVPIIVALASIGTYALSNSMYEVVIMLVFGLLGYLMKIYGFEPAPLVLGVVLADILESNFRRTLIIAATKGGLVPYFFSRPIAIAIVVVILGFALVPVFRKFQAKKAAA, encoded by the coding sequence ATGTTAGAATACTTATCTATCGCGCTGTCTTCATTCCTGTCGATTGAGGTTATCATCGCATTGATGGTCGGCGTTGTGGGCGGCATGATTATTGGAATTATCCCGGGCCTCGGGCCTTCCGTTGGTATTGCCCTGCTTCTCCCGATCTCCTTTTCCATGAGTCCGACAGCGGCTCTGGTTATGATGACGGCCATGTACACTACCGGTGTGTATGGAGGTTCCATTACCGCCGTTCTCTGCCATACCCCGGGTACTGCGGCATCTGCCGCCACTACCATGGATGGTTATGAGATGACCAAACAGGGACGGGGCATGGAAGCAATATCGGTTGTTACGGTAGCGTCCGTTCTCGGTGGAATCATCGGAGCGGTTTGTCTGATTCTCTTTGCTCCCGCTCTGGGAAAAATCAGTTTAATGTTCTCTACGCTGGAGTATTTCCTGGTAGCCTGTTTCGGCGTACTCGTGGTAGCCGGCCTGACCGGTGAAAATCAGGCAAAGGGCATCTTCGCCGCCCTGCTGGGCCTTCTGATTGGATGTATCGGTATGGATTCCATCAGCGGCGTGTCCAGGTTCACCTTTGGCCAGTTGTGGCTGGAGGACGGCCTCGATTCGACACCGATTCTGATTGGACTGTTTTCTATCTCACAGGTACTTGTATTAGTGGAAAAACTGATGCGCGGCACCGGTTCCACCATTGTGGAGGATCCCAGCGCCGGTCTTCAGGGAAAACGCTGGAGAAAGGGCAACACAAAGAAACTGGCGCCCACCATGCTCCGCAGCTCGGTCATCGGCTCCTTTATCGGATTTATTCCGGCTGCCGGCTGTTCCATTGCAGCCTGGATCAGCTACAGTATTGCAAAACGTACCTCCAAAAACCCGGAGGAGTACGGAAAAGGTTCCATCGTTGGAATCGCAGCCTCCGAGGCGGCCAACAATGCGGCCTGCGGCGGCGCGATGATTCCTCTCTTCACACTGGGAATTCCGGGAAGCCCTGTTACCGCCATCCTGTACGGCGCCCTGCTGATGCATGGACTGCAGCCGGGCAGTGACCTCTTTATCGGTTCCAAGGCTCCGACGACCTACGCCATCTTCCTCGGTTTCCTGTTTGCCAATATTTTAATGGGAATTATCGGCGTATCCATGGCAAAACATATGGCCCGCATCTGTCTGGTGCCCAACTCTGTACTGGTTCCGATTATTGTGGCGCTTGCCAGCATCGGCACTTATGCATTGAGCAACAGCATGTATGAGGTTGTGATAATGCTGGTATTCGGCCTGCTTGGTTATTTAATGAAGATTTACGGTTTTGAACCAGCTCCGCTTGTACTCGGCGTAGTTCTGGCCGATATCCTGGAGTCCAATTTCAGGCGTACCCTGATTATTGCAGCTACAAAGGGCGGCCTGGTACCGTACTTCTTCTCCAGACCTATCGCGATTGCCATCGTTGTCGTGATTCTTGGCTTTGCACTGGTTCCGGTATTCAGAAAGTTCCAGGCGAAGAAAGCGGCTGCATAG
- a CDS encoding tripartite tricarboxylate transporter TctB family protein, with translation MSKKYHRDVWVGLVLLLFCATVFFNAVQIAGQAAYLPVALTVLMALCAVFIILKGLRLTKEQMGEYHYPLTVKDSKYAFLFMFFIFIYYLGFRYITYWIATPIFMIFTQKYLKLKSFKVNLLITVLYIILAYIVFVIILHLPIYKIGILGRFFRYL, from the coding sequence ATGAGTAAGAAGTATCATAGAGATGTGTGGGTAGGTCTGGTTCTGCTTCTGTTCTGCGCTACCGTGTTTTTTAACGCAGTACAGATTGCAGGACAGGCGGCCTACCTGCCGGTCGCACTGACCGTACTGATGGCTTTGTGCGCAGTTTTCATTATATTAAAGGGACTTCGCCTGACAAAAGAGCAGATGGGGGAATACCACTATCCGCTGACGGTGAAAGACAGTAAATATGCATTCCTGTTCATGTTTTTTATCTTTATCTATTACCTCGGCTTTCGCTATATTACATATTGGATTGCCACCCCGATATTTATGATTTTCACTCAAAAATATCTGAAACTGAAGTCGTTTAAGGTTAACCTGCTGATCACAGTGCTGTATATCATCCTCGCTTATATTGTGTTCGTGATTATTCTGCACCTTCCTATCTATAAAATAGGTATCCTGGGCCGGTTTTTCCGTTATCTGTAA
- a CDS encoding tripartite tricarboxylate transporter substrate binding protein — translation MKKTTKKLLALAMAAVMPLTLAGCSGGQGADEPKAEAQKGGEAESPKKAKGEWPSETITLVCPFSAGGGTDIGARNMATALTKALGVNVVVENQTGSGGWIAWTDLITGDYSDGYTVGLINHNYAMGELDPDNPRKYNLDDVQVLANQAVDYNVMAIRSNDSRFTDIKSFIEYAKSNPVLVSAQATGITDGDATTAEWFNKTFGTQITVVPVDGASDSRGMFLAGDTDVFFASISDVQSAYQSGEMKIACIFSEERSDFMADVPTIKEATGEEFTAFAARGYFYPNNVDPEIVSKMTEAMLKAMEDQEYIDNMAALGLQLDNTSGEDFAELLESQVETRKEIWGAAQ, via the coding sequence ATGAAGAAGACTACGAAGAAATTATTGGCGCTTGCAATGGCAGCCGTTATGCCGCTCACATTGGCGGGATGCTCGGGAGGCCAGGGAGCGGACGAGCCGAAGGCAGAGGCACAAAAGGGCGGGGAAGCAGAAAGCCCGAAGAAAGCAAAAGGCGAGTGGCCCTCAGAAACGATTACGCTGGTCTGCCCATTCTCGGCTGGCGGCGGTACCGATATCGGAGCGCGCAACATGGCGACGGCTCTTACCAAGGCGTTGGGTGTTAACGTGGTAGTGGAAAACCAGACTGGTTCCGGCGGCTGGATTGCATGGACGGACCTGATTACCGGCGATTACAGCGATGGATATACGGTAGGCCTGATCAACCATAACTATGCGATGGGAGAACTGGATCCGGACAATCCACGAAAATATAATCTGGACGATGTGCAGGTTCTTGCCAACCAGGCGGTCGATTACAACGTTATGGCAATCCGAAGCAACGACTCACGTTTTACCGATATCAAGAGCTTTATTGAATATGCAAAATCAAATCCGGTCCTCGTTTCCGCCCAGGCTACCGGCATCACGGACGGCGATGCTACGACGGCAGAGTGGTTTAACAAGACCTTCGGAACCCAGATTACGGTAGTTCCTGTGGACGGAGCTTCCGACAGCCGCGGTATGTTCCTGGCAGGTGATACGGATGTATTCTTTGCATCCATCTCCGATGTACAGAGCGCCTACCAGTCGGGTGAAATGAAGATTGCCTGCATTTTCTCAGAAGAGCGCAGTGATTTCATGGCGGACGTGCCTACAATCAAAGAGGCTACAGGTGAAGAGTTCACCGCATTTGCAGCCCGTGGTTACTTCTATCCAAACAATGTGGATCCGGAGATTGTTTCCAAAATGACGGAAGCCATGTTAAAGGCAATGGAAGACCAGGAATATATCGACAACATGGCGGCTCTCGGCCTCCAGCTCGATAATACCTCAGGAGAAGACTTTGCGGAACTGCTTGAAAGCCAGGTGGAGACACGTAAAGAAATCTGGGGAGCAGCCCAATAA